A genomic region of Kineococcus rhizosphaerae contains the following coding sequences:
- a CDS encoding class II 3-deoxy-7-phosphoheptulonate synthase, with amino-acid sequence MSTPTTSLPTPTSSITWPDLPAAQQPQWPDAAALAEVQAELASYPPLVFAGEADQLRAQLAKAARGEAFLLQGGDCAETFAGATADGIRRRLKTMLQMSAVLTYGASLPVVKVGRMAGQFSKPRSSNDETRGDVTLPAYRGDAVNDYAFTPESRVPDPQRLLRAYHTSSATLNLIRAFTTGGYADLRKVHEWNRGFAATAANARYEALAKDIDKAMKFMIACGADFDALQTVDFWSSHEALLLDYERPLTRTLDEEPPLSGPVGGDARQGGPYDTAAHMVWIGERTRQLDGAHVDFASKIRNPIGIKLGPKTSVDDALALIDKVDPYREPGRLTFITRMGASTIREALPALVEGVTASGAQVTWVCDPMHGNTITSTSGYKTRRFDDVVDEVRGFFEVHAALGTVPGGLHVELTGDDVTECLGGAFDIDDAALATRYESLCDPRLNHQQSLELAFLAAEMLANR; translated from the coding sequence GTGAGCACCCCTACGACGAGCTTGCCGACGCCCACGTCGAGCATCACGTGGCCCGACCTCCCCGCCGCCCAGCAGCCGCAGTGGCCGGACGCCGCCGCGCTGGCCGAGGTCCAGGCGGAGCTCGCCTCGTATCCCCCCCTCGTCTTCGCCGGGGAGGCCGACCAGCTGCGCGCGCAGCTGGCCAAGGCCGCCCGCGGCGAGGCGTTCCTGCTCCAGGGCGGGGACTGCGCCGAGACGTTCGCCGGCGCGACGGCCGACGGCATCCGCCGCCGGCTGAAGACCATGCTGCAGATGTCCGCCGTCCTGACCTACGGCGCGTCCCTGCCCGTGGTGAAGGTCGGCCGGATGGCCGGGCAGTTCTCCAAGCCGCGCTCGTCCAACGACGAGACCCGCGGCGACGTGACGCTGCCCGCCTACCGCGGTGACGCCGTCAACGACTACGCCTTCACCCCCGAGTCCCGGGTCCCGGACCCCCAGCGGCTGCTGCGGGCGTACCACACGTCCTCGGCGACACTGAACCTCATCCGCGCCTTCACGACCGGCGGCTACGCCGACCTGCGCAAGGTGCACGAGTGGAACCGCGGCTTCGCGGCCACGGCCGCCAACGCGCGGTACGAGGCGCTGGCCAAGGACATCGACAAGGCCATGAAGTTCATGATCGCCTGCGGGGCCGACTTCGACGCGCTGCAGACGGTCGACTTCTGGTCCAGCCACGAGGCGCTGCTGCTCGACTACGAGCGCCCGCTGACCCGCACCCTGGACGAGGAACCGCCGCTGAGCGGCCCCGTCGGCGGGGACGCGCGCCAGGGCGGCCCGTACGACACGGCCGCGCACATGGTCTGGATCGGCGAGCGCACCCGTCAGCTCGACGGCGCGCACGTCGACTTCGCCTCCAAGATCCGCAACCCGATCGGGATCAAGCTGGGCCCGAAGACCTCCGTCGACGACGCGCTCGCGCTGATCGACAAGGTCGACCCGTACCGCGAACCGGGCCGCCTGACGTTCATCACGCGCATGGGCGCCTCGACGATCCGCGAGGCGCTGCCCGCGCTGGTCGAGGGCGTCACGGCGTCGGGGGCGCAGGTCACCTGGGTGTGCGACCCCATGCACGGCAACACGATCACCTCGACGAGCGGGTACAAGACCCGGCGCTTCGACGACGTCGTGGACGAGGTGCGCGGGTTCTTCGAGGTCCACGCCGCGCTCGGCACGGTGCCGGGCGGCCTGCACGTCGAGCTCACCGGCGACGACGTCACCGAGTGCCTCGGCGGCGCGTTCGACATCGACGACGCGGCGCTCGCGACGCGCTACGAGTCGCTGTGCGACCCGCGGCTGAACCACCAGCAGTCCCTGGAGCTGGCGTTCCTGGCTGCGGAGATGCTCGCGAACCGCTGA
- a CDS encoding lysophospholipid acyltransferase family protein — MPRFPVLYWPIKLLVAEPLVTAVFRPWVRGLENVPSEGPAVLASNHLSAADTVLLPTVVRRRVTFIAKADLFRGEGLRGRLTAGLMHGIGQLPVDRSGGRASSAAIDSAVAVLRGGDLFGIYPEGTRSPDGRLYRGRTGVARIALRSGAPVVPVAMVGTEDLLPSGRLLPKVRRVGVVIGEPLDFSRYAGREDDQLVVRSVTDEVMAAIQALSRQEYVDVYAERSRLRSELSRGTGVPEPPSTAAGGPGGRAAPTGDTPGPDDAHG, encoded by the coding sequence GTGCCCCGCTTCCCGGTCCTGTACTGGCCGATCAAGCTCCTCGTCGCCGAGCCGCTGGTCACCGCGGTGTTCCGGCCCTGGGTGCGCGGGCTGGAGAACGTCCCGTCCGAGGGGCCGGCCGTCCTGGCCAGCAACCACCTGTCCGCCGCCGACACGGTGCTGCTGCCGACGGTGGTGCGCCGCCGCGTCACGTTCATCGCCAAGGCCGACCTGTTCCGGGGCGAGGGTCTGCGCGGCAGGCTGACCGCCGGGCTCATGCACGGCATCGGCCAGCTGCCCGTCGACCGCTCCGGGGGACGTGCCTCGTCGGCCGCGATCGACAGCGCCGTCGCCGTCCTGCGCGGCGGCGACCTGTTCGGGATCTACCCCGAGGGCACCCGGTCCCCGGACGGCCGGCTGTACCGGGGCCGCACGGGCGTGGCCCGCATCGCGCTGCGCTCCGGCGCCCCCGTCGTCCCCGTCGCCATGGTCGGCACCGAGGACCTGCTGCCGTCGGGCCGGCTGCTGCCGAAGGTCCGGCGGGTGGGCGTCGTCATCGGCGAACCCCTCGACTTCTCCCGCTACGCAGGCCGCGAGGACGACCAGCTCGTCGTGCGCTCGGTGACCGACGAGGTGATGGCCGCGATCCAGGCGCTGTCGCGGCAGGAGTACGTCGACGTCTACGCCGAGCGCAGCCGGCTGCGCTCGGAGCTGTCCAGGGGCACGGGCGTGCCCGAACCGCCCAGCACGGCCGCCGGGGGCCCCGGGGGCCGCGCCGCCCCCACCGGCGACACACCGGGCCCGGACGACGCGCACGGCTGA
- the pknB gene encoding Stk1 family PASTA domain-containing Ser/Thr kinase, which translates to MDATLSDPLVGRRLDGRYRVLGRLGRGGMGVVYRAEDERLERTVALKVLRADLAHDPTARARFVREAKSAARLAHPGVVAVLDQGVDHTGGVETAYLVMELVDGRTLRDVVLDEGALTPGEALSVTEDVLQALAEAHRKGVLHRDVKTANVLVAHDGRVKVADFGLARAASASGQSTTVGMGDLMGTAEYLAPEQLENGEPDARSDVYGVGVMLYEMLTGAPPFTGESPFSIAYKHVHEPVPAPSTKVPGLPRALDALVLDALAKDPDERPGDAGEMLEQLRAVRSSLSPEQLQVRAPRPAAPAVPGSTTRIAAVEASEAPQAPQAVRSTTPREGGRRSRRGLLVGLVLIVLALAAGVSWFFLAGPGAYTTTPAVAGRSPQEASALLQSAGLAVDEQQGFSDTVEKGVVASSDPGDGDRVRKGGTVTIVVSQGVQTFAVPDLTGKAQTDAEDQLRTTGLAVGQVSEEFSEDVGQGQVVRTDPAAGQVLAHDTPVNLVVSKGRQPIDVPTVTNQSQDDAQKAITDRGLAVGRVTQQISETVAKGLVISQTPDGGTLFRGDAVSLVVSSGPPLVTIPKVQGKNVDAVRAQLQGLGFTVKVDNILGGVFGTVRSIDPGEGQQIPKGSTVTLTVV; encoded by the coding sequence GTGGACGCGACCCTCTCCGACCCCCTCGTCGGGCGACGCCTCGACGGGCGCTACCGCGTGCTGGGGCGGCTGGGCCGCGGCGGGATGGGCGTCGTCTACCGCGCCGAGGACGAACGGCTCGAGCGCACGGTCGCCCTCAAGGTGCTGCGCGCCGACCTCGCCCACGACCCGACGGCGCGGGCCCGGTTCGTCCGCGAGGCCAAGTCCGCGGCCCGGCTGGCCCACCCCGGGGTCGTCGCCGTGCTCGACCAGGGCGTCGACCACACCGGCGGCGTCGAGACGGCCTACCTCGTCATGGAGCTCGTCGACGGCCGCACGCTGCGCGACGTCGTCCTCGACGAGGGCGCACTGACGCCCGGTGAGGCGCTGAGCGTCACCGAGGACGTCCTGCAGGCCCTCGCCGAGGCGCACCGCAAGGGTGTCCTGCACCGCGACGTGAAGACGGCCAACGTCCTGGTGGCCCACGACGGCCGGGTCAAGGTCGCCGACTTCGGGCTCGCCCGGGCCGCCTCGGCGTCCGGGCAGAGCACCACCGTCGGCATGGGCGACCTCATGGGCACGGCCGAGTACCTGGCCCCCGAGCAGCTGGAGAACGGCGAGCCGGACGCCCGCAGCGACGTCTACGGCGTCGGGGTCATGCTCTACGAGATGCTCACGGGTGCTCCGCCGTTCACCGGTGAGAGCCCGTTCAGCATCGCCTACAAGCACGTCCACGAACCCGTCCCGGCGCCCTCGACGAAGGTCCCCGGGCTGCCCCGCGCCCTGGACGCGCTCGTGCTGGACGCCCTGGCCAAGGACCCCGACGAACGTCCCGGCGACGCCGGGGAGATGCTCGAGCAGCTGCGGGCCGTGCGCTCCTCCCTGAGCCCCGAGCAGCTGCAGGTCCGCGCCCCCCGCCCGGCCGCCCCGGCGGTGCCCGGGAGCACGACGCGGATCGCGGCGGTCGAGGCGTCCGAGGCCCCCCAGGCCCCCCAGGCGGTCCGGTCCACGACACCCCGCGAGGGGGGCCGACGCTCCCGCCGCGGCCTGCTGGTGGGTCTCGTGCTGATCGTCCTGGCCCTGGCCGCCGGGGTCTCCTGGTTCTTCCTCGCCGGCCCCGGCGCGTACACGACCACCCCCGCCGTGGCGGGCAGGAGCCCGCAGGAGGCGAGCGCGCTCCTGCAGAGCGCGGGGCTGGCCGTCGACGAGCAGCAGGGCTTCAGCGACACGGTCGAGAAGGGCGTGGTCGCCTCCAGCGACCCCGGCGACGGCGACCGGGTCCGCAAGGGCGGCACCGTGACCATCGTCGTCAGCCAGGGCGTCCAGACGTTCGCCGTCCCCGACCTGACGGGGAAGGCCCAGACCGACGCCGAGGACCAGCTGAGGACCACCGGGCTCGCCGTCGGTCAGGTGTCCGAGGAGTTCAGCGAGGACGTCGGGCAGGGCCAGGTCGTCCGCACCGACCCGGCCGCGGGGCAGGTGCTCGCGCACGACACCCCCGTGAACCTCGTCGTGTCCAAGGGCCGGCAGCCGATCGACGTGCCGACCGTGACGAACCAGTCGCAGGACGACGCCCAGAAGGCCATCACCGACCGGGGTCTGGCCGTGGGCCGGGTCACCCAGCAGATCAGCGAGACGGTCGCCAAGGGCCTGGTCATCTCCCAGACGCCCGACGGCGGCACCCTCTTCCGGGGCGACGCGGTCTCCCTCGTCGTCTCCTCCGGACCGCCCCTGGTGACGATCCCGAAGGTGCAGGGCAAGAACGTCGACGCCGTCCGCGCCCAGCTGCAGGGGCTCGGGTTCACGGTGAAGGTCGACAACATCCTCGGCGGGGTCTTCGGGACCGTGCGCTCGATCGACCCCGGCGAGGGGCAGCAGATCCCCAAGGGCTCGACCGTCACGCTCACCGTCGTCTGA
- a CDS encoding Rv2175c family DNA-binding protein, translating into MVAPLRAEIAREKGTEELDALVPEWLTVPDVAELTGQDQRVVRRWLQERELVAVRRGERSVAHVPAAFVTAEGPLNHLKGTLSVLGDSGYTDVEALAWLFTPDETLPGTPIEALRANRKTEVRRRAQALSF; encoded by the coding sequence GTGGTTGCACCGCTGAGAGCAGAGATCGCCCGTGAGAAGGGCACCGAGGAGCTGGACGCGCTCGTGCCCGAGTGGCTGACCGTCCCCGACGTCGCCGAGCTGACCGGCCAGGACCAGCGCGTCGTGCGCCGCTGGCTGCAGGAGCGCGAGCTCGTCGCGGTCCGCCGCGGCGAACGGTCCGTGGCCCACGTCCCCGCGGCCTTCGTGACGGCCGAGGGCCCCTTGAACCACCTCAAGGGGACCCTGTCGGTGCTCGGGGACTCCGGGTACACCGACGTCGAGGCGCTGGCCTGGCTGTTCACCCCGGACGAGACGTTGCCGGGCACGCCGATCGAGGCGTTGCGCGCCAACCGCAAGACCGAGGTGCGCCGCCGGGCGCAGGCGCTCAGCTTCTAG
- a CDS encoding 6-phosphofructokinase produces MRVGILTGGGDCPGLNAVIRAAVLAGTQRHGMEFVGFLDGWRGVLEGDAVPLDEDRVRPLLAVGGTVLGSSRTNPLADGVQEGVARIRKQLAELGVDALLAIGGEDTLGVATALHEAGVPVVGAPKTIDDDLSATDATFGFDTAVQTAVDACDRLVTTGASHHRAMIVEVMGRHAGWIALHTGMAAGAHVTLLPEEDVDLDEVGATVRAVLERGQAPLIVVSEGAKVHGDEAVKNAPRDAFGHVQLGGAGDALEHEIVARVPGLSTRVTVLGHLLRGGTPSAADRILATRFGLSAVEALAAGDLGTMASLRGVDVVQVPLAEATGVLRTVPESRRAETAGLRW; encoded by the coding sequence ATGCGGGTCGGGATCCTCACCGGGGGCGGCGACTGCCCCGGACTGAACGCGGTCATCCGGGCAGCGGTGCTGGCCGGGACCCAGCGGCACGGCATGGAGTTCGTCGGGTTCCTCGACGGCTGGCGCGGCGTCCTGGAGGGGGACGCGGTCCCGCTCGACGAGGACCGGGTCCGGCCGCTGCTGGCCGTGGGCGGCACGGTCCTGGGCTCGTCCCGGACCAACCCCTTGGCCGACGGGGTGCAGGAGGGGGTCGCCCGCATCCGCAAGCAGCTGGCCGAGCTCGGCGTCGACGCCCTGCTGGCCATCGGCGGGGAGGACACCCTCGGCGTCGCCACCGCGCTGCACGAGGCGGGCGTGCCCGTCGTGGGCGCGCCCAAGACCATCGACGACGACCTGTCCGCCACCGACGCCACCTTCGGCTTCGACACGGCCGTCCAGACCGCCGTCGACGCCTGCGACCGGCTCGTGACGACGGGCGCCAGCCACCACCGCGCCATGATCGTCGAGGTCATGGGCCGGCACGCGGGCTGGATCGCCCTGCACACCGGGATGGCCGCGGGGGCGCACGTGACCCTGCTGCCGGAGGAGGACGTCGACCTCGACGAGGTCGGCGCCACCGTCCGCGCCGTGCTCGAGCGGGGGCAGGCACCGTTGATCGTGGTCAGCGAGGGCGCGAAGGTCCACGGCGACGAGGCCGTCAAGAACGCCCCGCGGGACGCGTTCGGGCACGTCCAGCTCGGCGGGGCCGGGGACGCGCTGGAGCACGAGATCGTCGCGCGCGTCCCGGGGCTGTCGACGCGCGTGACCGTCCTGGGGCACCTGCTGCGCGGCGGGACCCCCTCGGCGGCCGACCGGATCCTGGCGACGCGCTTCGGGCTGAGCGCCGTCGAGGCGCTCGCGGCCGGGGACCTGGGGACGATGGCCTCCCTGCGCGGGGTCGACGTCGTGCAGGTGCCGCTGGCCGAGGCGACCGGCGTGTTGCGAACGGTTCCCGAGTCCCGGCGGGCCGAGACCGCCGGGCTGCGCTGGTGA
- the crtI gene encoding phytoene desaturase family protein, whose amino-acid sequence MSAVGKTLDWLPGRTRHVDGPTEHVVVVGAGLAGLSAAMRLAGAGRTVTVLEREDVPGGRAGLVVKDVADGQYRFDTGPTVLTMPDLIADCFDALGEDMHDWLELHPVDPLYRGNFADGTTLHVSADVERTAQAIGQLCGGAEADGYRRFVEHVGNLYRYEIRDFIDSNIDTPLDLLKPNLVRLLAAGGFKKMAPEVGRFLKDPRTQRMFSFQALYAGLSPYDALALYAVIAYMDSVAGVFFPKGGMHALPTAMAAAAEKHGVQFHYGTTVDRVELVGGRARAVTTTDGRRFEADVVVLNPDLPVAREQLLGKPVRRKLSYSPSCYLLLAGSTQDYPDPVHHSIHFGNAWQEVFAELLDGRLMSDPSVLVSRPTVSDPSLAPEGKHVYYVLFPTPSLSAGSSRLDWDRIAPRYRDHVMQTLAQRGYPGFADGIEVEDVTTPADWERRGMADGAPFAASHAFRQTGPFRPGNLWGENVVFTGSGTQPGVGVPMVLVSGRLAAERVTGRDRAYRSRAWRSA is encoded by the coding sequence GTGAGCGCCGTGGGCAAGACCCTGGACTGGCTGCCGGGCCGCACCCGGCACGTGGACGGCCCCACCGAGCACGTCGTCGTCGTCGGGGCCGGCCTCGCCGGGCTGTCGGCGGCGATGCGGCTGGCGGGCGCCGGGCGCACCGTCACCGTCCTGGAGCGCGAGGACGTCCCCGGTGGGCGCGCGGGGCTGGTCGTCAAGGACGTCGCCGACGGGCAGTACCGGTTCGACACCGGCCCGACGGTGCTGACCATGCCGGACCTCATCGCCGACTGCTTCGACGCGCTCGGTGAGGACATGCACGACTGGCTGGAGCTGCACCCGGTCGACCCGCTGTACCGGGGCAACTTCGCCGACGGGACGACGCTGCACGTCTCGGCCGACGTCGAGCGGACCGCGCAGGCCATCGGCCAGCTCTGCGGCGGCGCCGAGGCCGACGGCTACCGACGGTTCGTCGAGCACGTCGGGAACCTGTACCGGTACGAGATCCGCGACTTCATCGACAGCAACATCGACACCCCGCTGGACCTGCTCAAACCCAACCTGGTGCGCCTGCTGGCCGCCGGCGGGTTCAAGAAGATGGCCCCGGAGGTGGGCCGGTTCCTCAAGGACCCGCGCACCCAGCGGATGTTCTCCTTCCAGGCGCTGTACGCGGGCCTGTCGCCGTACGACGCGCTCGCCCTGTACGCGGTGATCGCGTACATGGACTCGGTGGCGGGGGTGTTCTTCCCGAAGGGCGGGATGCACGCGCTGCCGACGGCGATGGCGGCGGCCGCCGAGAAGCACGGCGTGCAGTTCCACTACGGCACGACCGTGGACCGGGTCGAGCTGGTCGGCGGCCGGGCGCGCGCGGTGACGACCACGGACGGCCGCCGGTTCGAGGCCGACGTCGTGGTGCTCAACCCCGACCTGCCCGTGGCGCGCGAGCAGCTGCTGGGCAAGCCGGTGCGCCGCAAGCTGTCCTACTCCCCCAGCTGCTACCTCCTGCTGGCCGGGTCCACCCAGGACTACCCCGACCCGGTCCACCACTCGATCCACTTCGGGAACGCCTGGCAGGAGGTGTTCGCCGAGCTGCTCGACGGCCGGCTCATGAGCGACCCGTCGGTGCTGGTGTCGCGGCCCACGGTCTCCGACCCCTCCCTGGCGCCGGAGGGCAAGCACGTCTACTACGTGCTGTTCCCCACGCCGTCGCTGTCGGCGGGCAGTTCCCGGCTCGACTGGGACCGCATCGCGCCGCGCTACCGCGACCACGTCATGCAGACCCTCGCGCAGCGCGGGTACCCGGGGTTCGCCGACGGCATCGAGGTCGAGGACGTCACGACCCCGGCCGACTGGGAACGGCGCGGCATGGCCGACGGGGCCCCGTTCGCGGCCTCGCACGCGTTCCGGCAGACCGGCCCGTTCCGGCCCGGGAACCTGTGGGGCGAGAACGTCGTGTTCACCGGGTCCGGCACCCAGCCGGGGGTCGGGGTGCCGATGGTCCTCGTCTCGGGGCGGCTGGCCGCCGAGCGGGTCACCGGCCGCGACCGGGCCTACCGCTCGCGCGCCTGGCGCAGCGCGTGA
- a CDS encoding LysM peptidoglycan-binding domain-containing protein — MADEPTDTPNPPARRSRWLAAAALGAAAPTVLVPAAHAAAAAGQTVVTVKPGDTVGAIAAEHGTTVDAIVAANGLSGDAFVVEGQQLQVPSPRSTSAGGSYTVRTGDTLSQIAQAQGTTVGALRDANGLGADGFLRAGQVLTLPGGGAAPAAATTGRTGGGTYTVKAGDTLSHIALATGVDVDDLVELNGLDATGFIVEGQTLQLGSAKPAAKPVQQPSTQAPSVSEAVAANRAKIQASRQPGKAEMREIIRSTAVRLGVDPALALAIGMQESGFQMKVVSGANAIGAMQVLPGSGEWASQLLGEPIDLFDARDNAKAGVAILRTLVANNPPDVAIASYYQGQASVRSRGMYDDTRRYVANVQTLQARFS; from the coding sequence ATGGCCGACGAGCCCACCGACACGCCGAACCCGCCGGCCCGCCGCAGCCGCTGGCTGGCCGCCGCCGCCCTCGGCGCGGCCGCCCCGACCGTCCTCGTGCCCGCCGCCCACGCGGCCGCGGCGGCGGGCCAGACCGTCGTGACCGTCAAGCCCGGGGACACCGTGGGCGCCATCGCCGCCGAGCACGGCACCACCGTCGACGCCATCGTGGCCGCCAACGGCCTGAGCGGGGACGCCTTCGTCGTGGAGGGCCAGCAGCTGCAGGTCCCGAGCCCGCGCAGCACGTCGGCCGGCGGCTCCTACACGGTCCGCACCGGCGACACCCTCTCGCAGATCGCCCAGGCCCAGGGCACGACGGTCGGCGCGCTGCGCGACGCCAACGGCCTGGGCGCCGACGGCTTCCTGCGCGCCGGGCAGGTCCTGACCCTGCCCGGGGGCGGCGCGGCTCCCGCCGCCGCGACCACGGGCCGGACCGGCGGCGGCACCTACACCGTCAAGGCCGGCGACACGCTCTCCCACATCGCGCTGGCCACCGGCGTCGACGTGGACGACCTCGTCGAGCTCAACGGCCTCGACGCCACCGGCTTCATCGTCGAGGGGCAGACGCTGCAGCTGGGGTCCGCGAAGCCGGCCGCGAAACCCGTCCAGCAGCCGTCCACGCAGGCGCCGTCGGTGAGCGAGGCCGTCGCCGCCAACCGGGCCAAGATCCAGGCCAGCAGGCAGCCGGGCAAGGCCGAGATGCGCGAGATCATCCGCTCCACGGCCGTCCGGCTCGGCGTCGACCCGGCGCTCGCGCTGGCCATCGGCATGCAGGAGTCCGGCTTCCAGATGAAGGTCGTCTCCGGCGCGAACGCGATCGGGGCCATGCAGGTCCTGCCCGGCTCCGGGGAGTGGGCCTCGCAGCTGCTCGGCGAGCCCATCGACCTGTTCGACGCCCGCGACAACGCCAAGGCGGGGGTGGCGATCCTGCGCACGCTGGTGGCCAACAACCCGCCGGACGTGGCCATCGCGTCCTACTACCAGGGGCAGGCCTCGGTGCGCTCCCGCGGCATGTACGACGACACGCGCCGGTACGTGGCGAACGTGCAGACGCTCCAGGCGCGCTTCAGCTGA
- a CDS encoding phytoene/squalene synthase family protein — MIPRSTRLCLDAAAEQDPALRDPALREAFELCRRLHAEHGKTYYLATLLLPPGKRPYVWALYGFARYADEFVDSLTDPDPDALLAWSDDFLKSLDDDEQPEPVGRAMAATMRRWDLPRDQVEAFLDSMRWDITETGWDTYEDLNRYVYGSAAVIGLQMLPILEPLTPEATPRARALGEAFQLTNFVRDVGEDLDRGRVYLPAEDLERFGLTREDLFAARAEGRTPERVRDLLAFEADRTRELYAFAEPGLDMVHPTSRDCLRTAYLLYGGILDQVAAVDYDVLGRRVRVGLPRRLAVALPGLVRARLARRDEARWRSA, encoded by the coding sequence GTGATCCCGCGCAGCACCCGCCTGTGCCTGGACGCGGCGGCCGAGCAGGACCCCGCGCTGCGCGACCCCGCGCTGCGCGAGGCGTTCGAGCTGTGCCGGCGGCTGCACGCCGAGCACGGCAAGACGTACTACCTGGCGACGCTGCTGCTGCCGCCGGGCAAGCGGCCCTACGTGTGGGCGCTGTACGGGTTCGCCCGGTACGCCGACGAGTTCGTCGACTCCCTCACCGACCCGGACCCCGACGCGCTGCTCGCCTGGTCGGACGACTTCCTGAAGTCGCTCGACGACGACGAGCAGCCCGAACCCGTGGGCCGGGCGATGGCGGCGACCATGCGGCGCTGGGACCTGCCCCGCGACCAGGTCGAGGCGTTCCTGGACTCGATGCGCTGGGACATCACCGAGACCGGCTGGGACACCTACGAGGACCTGAACCGCTACGTGTACGGCTCGGCGGCCGTGATCGGCCTGCAGATGCTGCCGATCCTGGAACCCCTGACGCCCGAGGCGACCCCGCGCGCCCGTGCGCTCGGGGAGGCGTTCCAGCTGACGAACTTCGTCCGCGACGTCGGTGAGGACCTCGACCGCGGCCGGGTCTACCTGCCCGCGGAGGACCTCGAGCGGTTCGGCCTGACGCGCGAGGACCTCTTCGCGGCGCGGGCCGAGGGCCGGACCCCGGAGCGGGTCAGGGACCTGCTGGCGTTCGAGGCCGACCGGACGCGCGAGCTGTACGCGTTCGCCGAGCCGGGGCTGGACATGGTCCACCCCACGAGCCGGGACTGCCTGCGCACGGCGTACCTGCTCTACGGCGGGATCCTCGACCAGGTCGCGGCCGTGGACTACGACGTGCTGGGCCGGCGCGTGCGGGTCGGGCTGCCCCGGCGGCTCGCGGTGGCGCTGCCCGGCCTGGTCCGCGCGCGCCTCGCCCGGCGGGACGAGGCGCGCTGGCGCAGCGCCTAG
- a CDS encoding polyprenyl synthetase family protein, whose protein sequence is MPPTSVETTAPLGATSDLRTAVSAVLDDFLRDQSAVLQEVSEDCDPLLDAVRALLAGGKRLRPAFCFWGYHGVAEDLPDAGLLTAAAALELFQAAALIHDDVMDDSDTRRGQPAVHRRFERLHRDAGWDGSDTRFGLAGAVLAGDLCLGWSDELFSRSDLPADALARGRRVFNTMRTQLMGGQYLDMLEQASSTQRGAAGAVDRARRVLTFKSAKYSIEHPLLLGGSLAGAPTDLLADYSRFGLALGEAFQLRDDVLGVFGDPAETGKPAGDDLREGKRTVLVGLAVQNASPAQAAEVDRLLGSPDLDAEGIEVLRAVLTDTGALAGVERLIDQQVEVACSTLDAAELTEPARAALHELVVAATSRRA, encoded by the coding sequence GTGCCGCCCACCAGTGTCGAAACCACGGCCCCCCTGGGGGCGACGAGCGACCTGCGGACCGCCGTGTCCGCCGTCCTCGACGACTTCCTGCGCGACCAGAGCGCCGTCCTGCAAGAGGTGAGCGAGGACTGCGACCCCCTGCTGGACGCCGTCCGCGCGCTCCTGGCCGGCGGCAAGCGGTTGCGCCCGGCGTTCTGCTTCTGGGGCTACCACGGCGTGGCCGAGGACCTGCCGGACGCCGGCCTGCTCACCGCGGCCGCCGCCCTGGAGCTGTTCCAGGCCGCCGCCCTCATCCACGACGACGTCATGGACGACTCCGACACCCGCCGCGGCCAGCCGGCCGTGCACCGCCGCTTCGAGCGGCTGCACCGCGACGCCGGCTGGGACGGCAGCGACACCCGGTTCGGGCTGGCCGGCGCGGTGCTGGCCGGCGACCTGTGCCTGGGCTGGAGCGACGAGCTCTTCTCCCGCAGCGACCTGCCCGCCGACGCGCTGGCGCGGGGTCGGCGGGTCTTCAACACCATGCGCACGCAGCTGATGGGCGGGCAGTACCTCGACATGCTCGAGCAGGCCTCCTCGACCCAGCGGGGGGCCGCCGGTGCGGTCGACCGCGCGCGCCGGGTCCTGACCTTCAAGAGCGCGAAGTACTCCATCGAGCACCCGCTGCTGCTCGGGGGGTCGCTGGCGGGCGCCCCGACGGACCTGCTGGCCGACTACTCCCGGTTCGGGCTGGCCCTGGGCGAGGCCTTCCAGCTGCGCGACGACGTGCTGGGGGTCTTCGGGGACCCGGCCGAGACGGGCAAGCCCGCCGGGGACGACCTGCGCGAGGGCAAGCGGACGGTCCTGGTGGGGCTGGCCGTGCAGAACGCCTCCCCGGCCCAGGCCGCCGAGGTGGACCGGCTGCTGGGCTCCCCGGACCTGGACGCCGAGGGGATCGAGGTCCTGCGGGCGGTGCTGACCGACACCGGCGCGCTGGCCGGGGTGGAGCGGCTCATCGACCAGCAGGTCGAGGTGGCGTGCTCGACGCTGGACGCGGCCGAGCTCACCGAGCCGGCCCGCGCCGCGCTGCACGAGCTCGTCGTGGCGGCCACGAGCAGGCGCGCGTGA